Proteins from a genomic interval of Desulfurellaceae bacterium:
- a CDS encoding HIT family protein yields the protein MPDTIFARIIAGEIPCHRVYEDDKVLAFLDIGPLSTGHTLVIPKEPAETLDQLSDDSAAALGRVLPRLSRAVLQATGAQDFNVLQNNGVAAHQAVGHVHFHIIPKFSDGAGLGIDWPAGSLNPEDGDRLAQAIAAQLQT from the coding sequence ATGCCTGATACGATTTTCGCGCGGATCATCGCCGGAGAGATCCCCTGTCATCGGGTGTACGAGGACGACAAGGTCCTGGCTTTCCTGGATATCGGTCCGCTCAGCACGGGTCATACCCTGGTCATCCCCAAAGAACCGGCCGAAACGCTCGACCAGCTGTCGGACGACTCGGCCGCCGCCCTGGGGCGGGTCTTGCCGCGGCTGAGTCGGGCGGTGCTGCAGGCGACCGGGGCGCAGGATTTCAATGTTCTCCAGAACAACGGCGTTGCCGCCCACCAAGCCGTTGGGCACGTGCATTTTCATATCATTCCCAAATTCTCTGACGGCGCCGGCCTCGGTATTGACTGGCCGGCCGGCTCCTTGAACCCTGAGGACGGAGACCGGCTGGCTCA